The proteins below are encoded in one region of Lactuca sativa cultivar Salinas chromosome 3, Lsat_Salinas_v11, whole genome shotgun sequence:
- the LOC128132783 gene encoding uncharacterized protein LOC128132783: MDVDVMPDGTTYFSKFYVCFKGLKDGWIEGCRRVIRLDGCFLNGICRGQLLSAISRDANNHIYPIAWAVVSVESKETWKWFIDLLIEDLGMGVGHGLTLISDQHKGLLEAVKERVPAAEHRQCARQICANFMKRFKGQMFRKLFWYAAAATTPAKFEQHMNEIKKLEPLAYDNLMERDPKTWIFRKRPLITMLEEIRIYVIERLYRQKIKGQSWDLTICPTIRLKLSKLKDLQRSV, from the exons ATGGATGTAGATGTCATGCCTGATGGAACCACATATTTCTCAAAGTTTTATGTATGTTTCAAGGGATTGAAGGATGGATGGATTGAAGGTTGTAGGAGGGTAATTAGACTAGATGGTTGCTTCCTAAATGGCATATGCAGAGGTCAGTTGCTCTCTGCTATAAGTAGAGATGCAAATAACCATATATATCCCATTGCTTGGGCTGTTGTATCAGTGGAAAGTAAAGAAACATGGAAGTGGTTTATTGACCTTCTAATTGAGGACCTTGGAATGGGAGTTGGGCATGGACTAACCTTGATATCAGACCAACACAAA GGATTACTTGAGGCTGTGAAGGAAAGGGTCCCAGCAGCAGAGCATAGGCAATGTGCTAGGCAAATATGTGCTAACTTCATGAAAAGGTTTAAGGGCCAAATGTTTAGAAAGCTTTTCTGGTATGCTGCTGCAGCTACTACCCCTGCAAAATTTGAACAACACATGAATGAAATCAAGAAATTAGAGCCACTAGCTTATGACAATTTGATGGAAAGGGACCCTAAAACTTGGA TTTTCAGGAAGAGACCACTAATCACCATGTTAGAAGAAATTCGAATTTATGTGATAGAGAGGCTTTATAGACAGAAGATTAAGGGGCAATCTTGGGATTTAACCATATGTCCTACCATTAGGCTGAAGTTGTCCAAGCTTAAGGATCTTCAAAG atctgtttga